From a region of the Daphnia magna isolate NIES linkage group LG1, ASM2063170v1.1, whole genome shotgun sequence genome:
- the LOC116929862 gene encoding LOW QUALITY PROTEIN: multiple epidermal growth factor-like domains protein 8 (The sequence of the model RefSeq protein was modified relative to this genomic sequence to represent the inferred CDS: inserted 3 bases in 2 codons), translating to MNSSRSVLASRISLWSVNRSASKMPENSRGKRWRATRLHRLLSAAKLGLNFSIFAALLMVISASTTISAIHSCNRGRFVVNSTWGTITNGPENYREDSYCIWLIEAQHPGQYITLTFHSLQTECAYDHVFVYDGDSVLSPMKGSFSGRGLPPPVIAKSGSMVVLLYSSXNYVLEGFSAEYSVTDCPLNCSNHGHCVNHTCVCEAAFVGDSCEFEACPDQCGFTESRGWCEKIDGVYQCVCNQGYIGLDCGLDTKSSPGNSWHLLGRGNQALQRTAHGGVYLRNLNKFIVFGGFDLNVPLGDLLSFDMNSSKWTNLSSLASNESHVNVSEFIQNDEPQLEAITPRARYGHAMGALDDGFVLYGGQLAEGSLSDEFFYYDASRNEWIVLAGQSQVQPPPLTRHTLCVVNNSLVYIFGGSMVNGEFSSRLFRVQINTLDLGNEEWEEVEPRGGKQHDIRLVGHSMVYHLESHSLIVYGGILADAARFSKLSDRLFIFNLEQLHWAELLYPRGTLPDLHIPLERAFHGAVLMGSYMVVFGGYTHKHNREEICYDSGLYFYHLDCHTWVSHHVLDHGNDGMGKDLLPPKGVFSFASAVKEDNVFLIFGGYRGSVSGDMLAYVVPLEMVGGRNGQPNSSNCQRHPSQLSCTANPECGWCPADGVCYQRTSGANCTSNLQTTQCPGICPALADCYACTVHGNALAAGSADSAKLGQCAWCVQTARCHRRDDNMGVCGAGMETPSGVVGWWGSEGTDITAVDECRTRDFRPGLTYLLYEHPANFSQPDEVGVVNSTLANFQPHSRIYLQPRDHATSAGGTGGGTMVARMLGFIHPLANKARPLNDYQQEFKIMMDSSYASSVLRISLDESAERLEVVASMTVNDTNTSRVEAIRPDKTPIFPDPSRGRKYMMEFTANRSLVGVAGADDHIDTQREISRMQLVWNGKSNYRKMFTFEYVEPYSNGSCHLYTNCMQCLSDSLCGWCEPSRYCLSRIGSNATKSDEPSQCYLDAKKTTTAFLTLNPPQCINCSNHISCHQCVADSSCEWLVDEAYCTRRGRFAGAVQAAGECPVPCNERKGCSSCLGEPGRCTWCEETQTCFVFSSYIVVYQFGMCREWVDVEAQSHMDGGVLSGRTSLRGDIGGLPDTMIMIGTGKSLLSVNGSGNGISAGRCKSCERKQSCSSCLVDLGCGWCYYNNNPMIGVCKPGDFHSPTAGNCSVLLGDTPSPPSSLLMAPHDHSHPVWNWAYAQCPDVDECSLGQHDCHPDAACLNTPGSYLCACKKGYIGDGKTFCERTCFEDCVHGRCSGPPDFQCECELGWTGPDCQEDCGCFGHSTCYQGIGTCDHCQDLTDGMSCELCRAGSYGNATTSEGCQLCQCNGHANITAGICNPATGQCYCQDETEGNKCESCKPGYYGDPRHGGTCYRQCSSRGILSAITNGSLGSYSAPDRIYRHSKNELDVQDCVWVLNTHSSVRGMSLGLGGDGPKAREAIIQLTIHQGARILCPTNYIYIYDGLPDFMSLENGWTRQNHLLGAYCSPQTVFPLNIHAHSGIMTIFYRRNDVKQGFNATFTVLSCPANCPXPRQCIGSKCSCPSGWVGTDCEGQVCPNDCFSQLDHGKCDMSAGRCLCQKGYAGADCSQARRRSSIVVTELIDPHKLTEGLEHLKTVLPRLGHSLAVDHRGSLWLFGGYSMSRGPLNDIREFETKNLTWLQVTVHIQPGVGGGESSLPPERYLHAAEYVNSQRSLYVYGGMGHRDRASSAFLSDFWKFDINSRRWMEIGTRGLVPPLAGHTLSLRHDGEHQTLLLVGGFSPEYGFMEKVMEFSPENGTWTVLNTTGTPPIGIYGHSAVFHVSTRSLYIYGGMLYKIDKVVPSNELYALHFPSRRWSLLTVDRDSNPPELSMPRARYLHAAVSTEDYMLIIGGQTEPSNSSDTLMAYSYACNTWINLAQQRNNAAELIGSPLAPAVGLAATRHPASGSVYIMGGMWAGSAQGTLIKLEVPDDLCALWSNSKLKCKATPGCSYCAVYEPSGLNATFCYSTSKISPERCTQPQGVLEFSKGAVCGPERVASRDCYQHASCSECLGEWPIYRGLPQSCQWCTNCKSGRCVPYGADCQEENRCEVKQRDTVDAAQCHERSCPASDCDKCRDLGRCMWTRQVVRTSELSRKLHTLPIYEWNCVGRNIKDSSSFLVVSMPPQQCPPRCYQHNGCRECLESTGGEGGWHECRWSTALGQCVAPSYQSLQCLGGMCGAILQGSANSACPRPCSQFTQCSTCHQQPHCGWCSLDSAPVGGIGLCSRGTLEGPLDGSCSSLDYTRVLDRINMTAITQQRKPSQSKLASSASLLEKATTWNYQSCPAENECINGHHSCDPRSERCLDRPDGFECLCSDGYVSENQICRPVCSQGCVHGDCLEPNVCRCHFGFVGANCSTQCKCNGHSECAGPEADQLDVCLDCLNNTMGPQCTRCRPLFVGDPRNNGQCISCLEYCNGHTPVCHGHNLSLSNLSPQTTSELLLLEAVGWSKTAEAAWVRLIGEGPKTQAICHSCSNSTMGEKCEECIPGNFRGVEDRRKPCRPCECHGHGDICHPVTGESCNCQNNTESDPQCRSSTSFASLGLPGRSLSGGSPGLLPTPIPCWSLQCDKCKEYYLGTPTQGHQCYRQMSVDTEYCLDPETQEECNRKPTPLYPRRPVFFAIQPKFLNVDIRLLVDVAQGGVDLFFAPRDDMFIVRQDPLHPGGHRVELDPKYIIITGSLAFDQGGQPLVQHPNTSIPVERLVNNTSDRYTLSYHIVEKIASGLTTFLTVTDPYSVVVVRGLQNRLILTLPQDRHDLRSTRFYILIQGAGSPSTDATLGSLFFRQDQPRIDLFVFFSVFFSCFFLFLAVSVVAWKAKQAIEGRRARERQAVEMEHMARRPFATVSVFLEATLRGQKRLRDGKRAGQNVGLQVHHTTLTAQLCSPLRWKRRSASRSDHLSQVHHEFHGASVLADQDSVGRLAGANLGLQSRHIDIRPLAVEPTADGVAAIATLIVQLPGGRLARTQLTLASALVLPPRNRSNYPTTEF from the exons atgaatagTAGTAGGAGTGTACTTGCCAGTAGAATCTCACTATGGAGTGTGAATCGTAGTGCTTCAAAAATGCCGGAAAATTCTCGGGGGAAGAGATGGAGAGCTACGAGGCTTCACCGTTTACTGTCAGCTGCCAAACTGGGCTTGAATTTCAGTATTTTTGCAGCCCTTCTCATGGTAATCTCAGCCTCCACAACTATAAGTGCAATTCATAGTTGCAATAGAGGAAGATTTGTTGTAAATTCCACTTGGGGGACCATCACCAATGGTCCAGAAAACTACCGTGAAGACAGTTACTGTATTTGGCTTATTGAAG CCCAACATCCAGGACAGTATATAACACTCACATTCCACAGTCTTCAGACAGAGTGTGCTTATGACCATGTTTTCGTCTATGATGGGGACTCTGTTCTGTCACCAATGAAAGGTAGTTTCAGTGGACGTGGACTGCCCCCACCTGTCATTGCCAAATCGGGTTCT ATGGTAGTTTTATTGTACAGTTC AAATTATGTATTGGAAGGTTTTTCTGCTGAATACTCAGTGACAGACTGCCCTCTCAATTGTTCAAATCATGGGCATTGTGTCAATCATACATGTGTGTGTGAAGCTGCCTTTGTGGGCGATTCATGTGAATTTGAAGCGTGTCCGGATCAGTGTGGTTTTACCGAAAGCAGGGGATGGTGCGAGAAGATCGACGGCGTTTACCAATGTGTGTGCAATCAGGGGTACATTGGACTCGACTGTGGCCTGGATACCAAGTCATCCCCGGGCAATTCTTGGCATCTTCTTGGTCGCGGAAACCAAGCATTACAACGGACAGCGCATGGGGGTGTTTACCTCAGGAATTTGAACAAGTTCATTGTGTTTGGTGGTTTTGATTTGAACGTCCCGCTTGGAGATCTACTGTCATTTGATATGAATTCCTCAAAGTGGACTAATTTGAGCTCTTTAGCATCTAACGAGAGTCATGTTAATGTTTCGGAATTTATCCAAAATGACGAACCGCAATTGGAAGCCATTACACCCAGAGCACGCTACGGCCATGCTATGGGAGCGTTGGATGACGGCTTTGTTCTCTATGGAGGCCAGTTAGCTGAAGGAAGTCTATCAGACGAATTTTTCTACTACGACGCCAGCAGAAATGAGTGGATTGTGTTAGCAGGCCAAAGTCAAGTGCAACCTCCTCCGCTGACTCGTCATACTCTTTGCGTGGTGAACAATTCATTAGTTTACATCTTCGGTGGCAGCATGGTGAATGGAGAATTTTCTTCCAGGTTGTTTCGTGTACAGATAAATACATTAG ATCTGGGCAATGAGGAATGGGAGGAAGTAGAACCTAGAGGTGGGAAACAGCACGATATCCGTCTAGTCGGCCACAGTATGGTATACCACCTTGAAAGCCACTCGCTCATAGTTTACGGTGGAATTTTGGCGGATGCTGCACGTTTTTCCAAGTTGAGCGATcgtcttttcattttcaacttgGAACAACTTCACTGGGCTGAACTGCTGTACCCACGTGGAACTTTGCCCGACCTTCACATCCCTCTCGAGCGCGCCTTTCACGGCGCTGTTCTTATGGGTTCGTACATGGTGGTTTTTGGCGGATATACTCATAAACATAACCGCGAAGAAATATGTTACGATTCAG GGTTATATTTCTACCATTTGGACTGCCACACGTGGGTCAGCCACCATGTTTTGGACCACGGAAACGACGGAATGGGAAAGGATCTATTACCTCCAAAAGGTGTTTTCAGTTTCGCCTCAGCTGTTAAAGAAGATAACGTTTTCCTGATCTTCGGCGGCTATCGCGGTTCTGTTTCCGGTGACATGCTAGCTTATGTCGTGCCTTTGGAGATGGTTGGGGGCCGTAACGGCCAGCCCAACAGCTCCAATTGCCAGCGTCATCCATCACAGCTGAGCTGCACGGCCAATCCTGAATGCGGTTGGTGTCCAGCTGACGGAGTTTGCTATCAAAGGACATCTGGAGCCAATTGTACCAGTAACTTGCAAACAACGCAATGCCCTGGAATTTGTCCAGCACTAGCCGACTGCTACGCGTGTACCGTGCACGGTAATGCGTTGGCAGCTGGTAGTGCGGATTCTGCGAAATTAGGCCAGTGCGCGTGGTGCGTACAAACAGCTCGCTGCCATCGTCGTGACGACAATATGGGTGTCTGCGGAGCTGGAATGGAAACTCCGTCCGGCGTCGTTGGATGGTGGGGAAGCGAAGGAACAGACATAACAGCGGTGGATGAATGCCGAACCAGGGATTTCCGACCCGGTCTTACCTATCTTCTCTACGAACATCCAGCAAATTTTTCGCAACCAGACGAAGTCGGTGTTGTCAACTCGACGTTAGCAAATTTTCAACCGCACTCCAGAATTTATTTGCAACCGCGCGATCATGCAACTTCCGCAGGAGGAACTGGAGGAGGAACGATGGTAGCTCGGATGCTCGGATTCATCCATCCACTAGCAAATAAGGCGCGGCCCTTAAATGACTACCAACAAGAGTTCAAAA TCATGATGGATTCCTCTTACGCATCGTCAGTTTTGCGTATTTCGCTGGACGAATCAGCCGAACGGTTAGAGGTTGTGGCTTCCATGACGGTCAACGACACCAATACCAGTCGTGTAGAAGCTATTCGACCGGACAAGACTCCAATTTTCCCCGATCCTAGTCGTGGACGAAAGTACATGATGGAATTCACAGCGAATCGTTCATTGGTCGGTGTAGCAGGTGCTGACGATCACATCGATACTCAAAGAGAGATCTCGAGGATGCAACTCGTCTGGAACGGTAAATCCAATTACAGAAAG ATGTTTACCTTCGAGTACGTGGAACCTTACAGCAATGGCTCCTGTCATTTGTACACCAATTGCATGCAGTGTCTATCAGATTCATTGTGCGGCTGGTGTGAGCCTAGCCGTTACTGCCTATCAAGAATCGGATCCAACGCAACAAAATCCGATGAACCGTCGCAATGTTATTTAGATGCCAAAAAGACAACAACCGCTTTCCTGACTTTGAATCCACCGCAGTGTATCAATTGTTCAAATCACATTTCGTGCCATCAGTGTGTCGCAGACAGTTCGTGCGAGTGGCTGGTAGATGAAGCCTATTGCACGCGACGTGGAAG ATTTGCTGGTGCTGTTCAAGCAGCAGGAGAATGCCCGGTGCCTTGTAACGAACGAAAGGGATGTTCTTCATGTTTGGGTGAACCGGGTCGGTGCACCTGGTGCGAAGAGACGCaaacatgttttgttttctccagtTATATAG TGGTTTATCAATTCGGAATGTGTCGGGAGTGGGTCGACGTTGAAGCACAGTCACATATGGACGGAGGAGTGCTATCCGGTCGGACGTCTCTACGGGGTGATATCGGCGGTCTTCCTGATACGATGATTATGATCGGAACAGGAAAATCTCTATTGTCTGTTAACGGGAGTGGTAACGGAATCAGCGCTGGGCGATGCAAATCTTGCGAAAGGAAACAGAGCTGTTCCAGCTGCTTGGTTGATCTAGGTTGCGGTTGGTGCTACTACAATAACAATCCCATGATTGGCGTTTGCAAACCAGGAGATTTCCATTCACCTACAGCAG GCAATTGTTCGGTTTTGTTGGGTGACACACCATCACCGCCATCTTCGTTGCTGATGGCACCACACGATCACAGCCATCCTGTTTGGAATTGGGCCTATGCTCAGTGTCCCGACGTCGATGAATGCTCTTTAGGCCAACACGACTGCCATCCCGACGCAGCCTGTCTCAATACTCCGGGCTCTTACCTTTGTGCGTGTAAAAAAGGCTATATCGGAGATGGGAAAACATTTTGTGAACGCACGTGTTTTGAGGATTGTGTTCATGGTCGTTGCTCCGGCCCACCCgattttcaatgtgaatgcgaGCTCGGTTGGACCGGTCCAGATTGCCAGGAAGACTGTGGTTGTTTTGGTCATTCAACTTGTTATCAAGGGATTGGCACATGTGATCATTGCCAAGATCTCACTGACG GAATGAGCTGTGAGTTATGCCGGGCTGGTAGCTACGGTAACGCCACTACTTCAGAGGGCTGTCAACTTTGTCAATg CAATGGCCACGCCAATATAACTGCTGGGATCTGTAATCCAGCCACAGGCCAGTGTTACTGTCAGGATGAGACCGAAGGGAATAAATGCGAATCGTGCAAACCTGGTTATTACGGTGATCCACGTCATGGCGGGACCTGCTATCGCCAGTGTTCGTCTCGTGGAATCCTTTCTGCCATCACGAATGGCAGCCTGGGCAGTTATTCTGCGCCCGATAGAATCTATCGCCATTCCAAGAACGAACTGGATGTCCAAGATTGTGTTTGGGTGCTCAACACCCATAGTTCCGTTAGGGGAATGTCGTTAGGGTTAGGAGGAGACGGACCAAAGGCTAGAGAGGCCATCATTCAGCTTACGATTCATCAAGGAGCACGTATCTTGTGTCCTACCAACTACATCTATATCTATGATGGACTGCCTGATTTTATGTCTTTGGAAAATGGCTGGACGCGACAGAATCATTTGCTTGGTGCTTATTGTTCTCCGCAGACCGTCTTTCCGCTCAATATCCACGCCCATTCAGGCATTATGACCATCTTCTATCGACGGAATGATGTAAAACAAGG GTTTAATGCTACTTTTACTGTACTTTCCTGCCCTGCCAACTGCC CACCCCGCCAGTGTATTGGTAGTAAATGCAGCTGCCCGTCTGGCTGGGTTGGTACAGACTGCGAAGGACAAGTTTGCCCAAACGATTGCTTCTCCCAGCTCGACCATGGAAAGTGCGACATGAGCGCCGGTCGCTGTCTCTGCCAGAAAGGCTACGCTGGTGCCGATTGCAGCCAAGCTCGCCGCCGTTCTTCCATTGTCGTTACAGAGTTGATCGACCCTCACAAACTGACGGAAGGTCTGGAGCATTTGAAAACAGTGCTGCCCAGATTGGGTCATAGTCTGGCGGTCGATCATCGCGGTTCACTTTGGCTTTTTGGGGGTTACTCCATGTCGCGCGGACCGTTGAATGATATCCGAGAATTTGAGACGAAGAATCTCACTTGGCTTCAGGTAACTGTTCACATTCAGCCGGGCGTGGGAGGGGGGGAGTCCTCTCTTCCACCTGAGCGCTATTTACACGCTGCCGAGTACGTCAACTCGCAACGAAGTCTTTACGTTTATGGTGGCATGGGTCATCGAGACCGTGCCTCTAGTGCTTTCCTCTCGGATTTTTGGAAGTTCGACATAAATTCAAGACGTTGGATGGAAATTGGAACTCGTGGCCTCGTCCCTCCGCTGGCAGGACACACTTTGTCGTTGAGACATGACGGTGAACACCAAACACTGCTACTAGTAGGCGGATTCAGTCCGGAATATGGTTTCATGGAAAAAGTGATGGAATTTAGTCCTGAAAACGGCACTTGGACTGTCCTGAATACAACTGGAACACCACCCATTG gAATTTATGGCCATAGCGCAGTGTTTCATGTTTCGACACGTAGTCTCTATATCTACGGCGGAATGTTGTACAAAATCGATAAGGTTGTCCCATCCAACGAGTTGTACGCCCTTCATTTTCCGAGTCGCCGCTGGTCGTTGCTGACGGTCGATCGTGATTCCAATCCCCCGGAGTTGTCAATGCCCCGTGCTCGTTATCTTCACGCTGCCGTCTCCACAGAAGACTATATGCTCATTATCGGTGGCCAGACAGAGCCAAGCAATAGTTCAGATACTCTAATGGCCTACTCTTACGCGTGCAATACGTGGATCAATCTTGCTCAGCAGAGGAACAATGCTGCAGAGTTAATTGGAAGCCCGTTGGCACCGGCTGTTGGCTTGGCCGCAACTAGACATCCGGCTAGTGGCTCTGTTTACATCATGGGTGGAATGTGGGCTGGTTCGGCTCAGGGAACATTGATTAAACTGGAGGTACCTGACGATCTATGTGCCCTGTGGAGCAACAGCAAACTGAAATGTAAAGCCACCCCGGGCTGTTCTTATTGCGCCGTTTACGAGCCATCTGGATTGAATGCCACATTTTGTTATTCGACGTCAAAGATATCGCCGGAACGATGCACTCAACCTCAAGGGGTTTTAGAATTCTCTAAAGGAGCCGTCTGCGGGCCAGAGCGTGTAGCCAGCCGGGATTGTTACCAGCATGCCTCATGCAGTGAATGTTTGGGTGAATGGCCGATCTATCGTGGTTTGCCACAATCCTGCCAGTGGTGCACCAACTGCAAATCAGGTCGCTGTGTACCTTATGGAGCCGATTGCCAGGAAGAGAACAGATGCGAAGTCAAACAACGCGACACTGTCGATGCCGCCCAATGCCACGAAAGATCCTGTCCAGCTTCCGACTGTGACAAGTGCCGCGATTTAGGACGCTGCATGTGGACTCGTCAG GTTGTTCGAACTAGCGAATTAAGTCGCAAATTGCATACTCTACCGATCTATGAATGGAATTGCGTTGGTCGTAACATCAAAGACAGCTCTTCCTTCTTGGTGGTTAGTATGCCGCCACAGCAGTGTCCTCCTCGTTGCTATCAACATAATGGTTGTAGAGAATGTCTGGAATCCACCGGCGGCGAAGGGGGTTGGCACGAATGTCGATGGTCTACAGCGCTTGGTCAATGCGTGGCACCCAGTTATCAGTCGCTACAATGCTTAGGTGGCATGTGTGGTGCCATTTTACAGGGATCCGCCAATTCGGCCTGCCCCAGACCTTGTTCCCAGTTCACACAATGCTCTACCTGTCATCAACAACCTCACTGTGGTTGGTGTTCATTAGATTCAGCTCCTGTTGGAGGCATCGGGCTGTGCAGCCGTGGTACACTAGAAGGTCCGTTGGACGGTTCTTGTTCATCACTGGACTACACTCGCGTTCTTGATCGTATTAATATGACGGCCATCACACAACAACGTAAACCATCTCAGAGCAAATTAGCATCATCCGCTTCGCTTCTAGAGAAAGCAACCACCTGGAACTATCAAAGTTGTCCGGCAGAAAACGAATGTATTAACGGCCATCATTCATGCGATCCTCGTTCAGAGCGATGTCTCGATCGACCTGATGGTTTTGAATGTCTCTGCTCTGATGGTTATGTCtccgaaaatcaaatttgccGGCCAGTATGTTCTCAG GGATGTGTCCATGGAGATTGCCTCGAACCGAACGTGTGTCGCTGccattttggttttgttggTGCTAATTGTAGTACCCAATGCAAGTGTAACGGGCATTCAGAATGTGCTGGACCTGAAGCGGATCAGCTGGACGTTTGCCTTGATTGCCTCAATAACACTATGGGCCCACAGTGCACGCGTTGTCGACCGCTTTTTGTTGGCGACCCGCGTAACAATGGCCAGTGCATCTCTTGTCTGGAGTACTGCAATGGGCACACACCCGTTTGCCACGGACATAACTTGTCATTATCTAATCTATCCCCGCAAACTACGAGCGAATTGCTTTTACTTGAAGCTGTTGGTTGGAGTAAAACGGCTGAGGCTGCTTGGGTGCGTCTGATCGGCGAGGGTCCCAAAACACAGGCCATTTGCCACAGCTGCTCTAATTCGACAATGGGAGAAAAATGCGAAGAGTGTATTCCAGGAAATTTTAGGGGCGTCGAGGACCGCAGAAAGCCTTGTCGGCCGTGTGAGTGTCACGGCCATGGTGACATTTGTCATCCGGTGACAGGAGAATCATGTAACTGTCAAAACAATACGGAATCTGACCCTCAGTGCCGAAGTAGCACTTCATTCGCAAGTTTAGGTCTACCCGGAAGATCATTGTCCGGTGGATCACCAGGTTTACTTCCGACGCCAATACCCTGCTGGTCATTGCAGTGCGATAAATGCAAGGAGTATTATCTGGGCACGCCGACGCAGGGCCATCAATGCTACCGTCAGATGTCAGTAGATACTGAATACTGTCTAGATCCTGAAACGCAAGAGGAATGCAACAGGAAACCTACTCCGCTTTACCCGCGGCGCCCCGTCTTTTTCGCCATTCAACCCAAGTTCTTAAACGTCGATATCCGGCTGTTAGTGGATGTCGCCCAGGGTGGTGTTGACTTATTCTTCGCACCTCGCGACGACATGTTTATCGTTCGTCAAGATCCTTTACATCCTGGCGGCCATCGCGTTGAATTGGATCCAAAATACATCATCATCACCG GTTCGCTGGCTTTTGATCAAGGTGGCCAGCCATTGGTGCAGCATCCAAACACGTCTATTCCGGTGGAAAGATTGGTGAACAATACATCGGACCGATACACATTGTCGTATCACATAGTAGAGAAGATAGCCAGTGGATTGACAACTTTCTTGACGGTGACTGATCCGTATAGTGTCGTTGTCGTTCGAGGACTTCAAAATCGACTCATCTTGACCCTGCCCCAAGACCGACACGATCTTCGCTCAACGCGTTTCTACATCCTCATACAGGGAGCGGGCAGTCCGTCTACAGACGCCACATTGGGTTCTCTCTTCTTCCGTCAAGATCAACCCCGCATCGATCTGTTCGTGTTCTTTTCCGTcttcttttcctgttttttcctgtttttggCTGTCTCGGTCGTAGCCTGGAAGGCAAAACAAGCTATTGAGGGCCGGCGTGCCCGTGAGAGACAAGCGGTTGAAATGGAGCACATGGCTCGGCGTCCCTTCGCCACCGTTTCTGTTTTCCTTGAAGCCACATTACGCGGGCAAAAGCGATTGCGAGATGGTAAACGCGCCGGCCAAAATGTCGGACTTCAGGTTCATCACACTACATTGACAGCTCAATTGTGCTCACCTCTTCGATGGAAGAGGAGGAGTGCTTCACGGTCAGATCATCTCTCTCAAGTGCATCACGAGTTTCACGGAGCAAGCGTTCTGGCCGACCAAGACTCGGTCGGACGTTTGGCTGGTGCAAATCTAGGACTCCAATCTCGCCATATAGATATCCGTCCGTTAGCTGTGGAACCGACAGCTGACGGCGTTGCAGCCATTGCTACACTCATCGTTCAGCTACCTGGTGGAAGACTTGCACGTACTCAGCTGACATTGGCATCCGCTTTGGTTCTTCCGCCGCGTAATCGTTCGAATTATCCGACCACGGAATTTTAA
- the LOC116929947 gene encoding potassium voltage-gated channel protein Shaw — MDGENRIILNVGGFRFETYRTTLKKIPATRLSRLTEALANYDPVLNEFFFDRHPGVFAQILNYYRTGKLHYPTNVCGPLFEEELEFWGLDANQVEPCCWMTYTVHRDTQTTLAILDKLDIETDKPSQEEVARRFGYEEAYHKGRLNWWQRMKPKIWSLFDEPYSSNSAKIVGLVSVFFICVSILSFCLKTHPNLRVPVIRNVTIDWSRSALSSPVLDIYHRFRNQHPTRQSNWTTSWTLDKTRTEPHQAFFFVELMCNVWFTLEFTVRFVVCPNKCIFARSLVNIIDLVATLSFYTDILLQELAHHVDNADILEFFSIIRILRLFKLTRHSPGLKILVHTFKASAKELTLLVFFLVLGIVVFASLVYYAERLQANPDNNFKSIPEGLWWAIVTMTTVGYGDMAPKTYVGMFVGALCALAGVLTIALPVPVIVSNFSMFYSHTQARSKLPKKRRSVLPVEQIRRKQQHNRNEGGNAGGLQRRMNAFKHNPPAMLLKDAMAVTFGAAGACNNVNVVSMATAAAGVNKMPGCPSSVASIQPTLPGRPSAAFDFTALGLMAKIIESPPLVTLQVASKSPSSSLACLQPLQDGLQAMARHSPPSQVLMSDIDVEANEVKINGNHLVADAVTEMTSIEAGKDLLIDQPAAPSFS, encoded by the exons ATGGATGGCGAGAATCGAATCATTTTGAACGTGGGTGGTTTTCGTTTCGAGACGTACCGTACAACGCTGAAGAAAATCCCTGCCACAAGACtttcaagattaacagaagcCCTGGCCAACTACGACCCGGTTCTCAACGAATTCTTCTTCGACCGTCACCCAGGTGTTTTTGCACAGATCCTCAACTATTATCGAACTGGCAAACTTCATTATCCGACCAACGTCTGTGGTCCTCTCTTCGAAGAAGAACTCGAATTCTGGGGCCTTGATGCTAATCAG GTGGAGCCATGCTGTTGGATGACGTATACAGTTCATCGAGACACccag ACGACATTAGCCATTTTGGACAAGTTGGATATCGAGACGGACAAGCCAAGTCAAGAAGAAGTGGCTCGTAGATTCGGTTACGAAGAGGCGTACCATAAAGGCCGTCTAAACTGGTGGCAGCGGATGAAACCCAAGATCTGGTCCCTTTTCGACGAGCCTTACTCTTCCAATTCAGCCAAG ATCGTTGGCTTGGTGTCTGTATTCTTCATTTGCGTTTCGATCCTGTCGTTTTGCCTCAAGACACATCCCAATTTGCGAGTGCCCGTCATCCGGAACGTCACAATCGATTGGTCGAGATCTGCGCTTTCATCGCCAGTGCTCGACATTTACCACCGCTTTAGAAATCAGCATCCAACACGTCAGAGCAACTGGACAACCAGTTGGACCTTGGACAAGACACGCACCGAACCCCATCAAGCCTTCTTCTTTGTCGAGCTG ATGTGCAATGTCTGGTTCACGCTGGAATTCACTGTCCGTTTTGTCGTGTGCCCCAACAAATGTATCTTTGCCCGGTCGCTTGTTAATATTATCGACTTGGTGGCTACCCTCTCGTTTTACACAGACATTCTCTTACAG GAGCTGGCCCATCACGTAGATAATGCCGATATATTGGAATTCTTTTCCATTATTCGGATCCTCCGTTTATTCAAATTAACTCGCCATTCGCCCGGTTTAAAAATCCTCGTTCACACGTTTAAAGCCTCCGCCAAAGAGCTGACGTTGCTCGTCTTCTTCCTCGTCTTAGGCATTGTCGTTTTCGCCAGTTTGGTCTACTATGCCGAACGACTCCAAGCCAATCCCGACAATAATTTCAAG AGCATCCCAGAAGGTCTTTGGTGGGCCATTGTTACCATGACAACG GTGGGTTACGGAGATATGGCGCCAAAAACGTACGTCGGAATGTTTGTCGGTGCGTTGTGCGCCCTGGCCGGCGTCTTGACCATCGCCCTGCCCGTCCCTGTCATCGTCTCCAATTTCTCCATGTTCTACAGCCACACGCAG GCACGGTCCAAATTGCCTAAAAAGAGACGCAGCGTCTTGCCTGTGGAACAGATCCGGCGGAAGCAACAACACAATCGAAACGAAGGCGGTAATGCTGGCGGTCTCCAGCGGCGGATGAACGCCTTCAAGCACAATCCACCTGCCATGTTGCTGAAAGATGCTATGGCCGTCACCTTTGGCGCAG CGGGTGCTTGTAATAACGTGAACGTCGTTTCGATGGCAACCGCCGCAGCGGGAGTTAATAAGATGCCAGGCTGCCCAAGCTCCGTGGCTTCGATACAACCAACGCTGCCTGGTCGGCCATCAGCGGCATTTGATTTCACTGCCCTCGGACTGATGGCCAAGATTATCG AATCTCCACCATTGGTGACTCTGCAAGTGGCCAGTAAGAGTCCATCTTCTTCGCTGGCCTGCCTCCAGCCGTTGCAAGATGGCCTGCAGGCTATGGCTCGTCATTCACCACCTTCTCAGGTGCTGATGTCGGACATTGACGTCGAAGCAAACGAGGTCAAAATCAACGGAAATCATCTCGTAGCTGATGCGGTGACGGAGATGACGTCGATAGAAGCCGGCAAAGATTTGCTGATCGATCAGCCCGCAGCCCCTTCGTTCAGCTGA